The following proteins are encoded in a genomic region of Cydia fagiglandana chromosome 26, ilCydFagi1.1, whole genome shotgun sequence:
- the LOC134677372 gene encoding uncharacterized protein LOC134677372 encodes MATTRTAATMRGHRRASTLFHSTDLYQLIRNCMIVRNLRTTVESSLTPLKTTDYRKVLLLRKSHRVEYHNCTCVSVYTEGVMKLVARRADIGKNVEDDEAADMLLSSLPEIVLVSGLETAGFTNTLTIEIVYAFPLQEDHRMSNVQTDYDISSAYLIKEKITKLLCSCCKRNGKAARRCFVKRKREGAIANTEDKEDNALCAAANLACPCQDVIVARGAIVLLASSHEVLQEYNKKAYLISVASGELLIGELYEHDVPSSCVPCFTGKMSVTSVPRLCIGCAAKPLELTHSDLLTRCKSALGMEPASC; translated from the exons ATGGCTACGACACGAACGGCGGCGACAATGCGAGGGCACCGGCGTGCATCTACCCTTTTCCATTCAACCGATTTGTATCAGCTAATAAGAAATTGTATGATTGTACGAAATCTAAGGACGACTGTAGAAAGCTCGCTGACGCCTTTGAAGACTACAGACTACAGGAAAGTACTCCTACTTCGAAAGTCACACCGAGTTGAGTACCACAATTGTACCTGCGTATCTGTCTACACTGAAGGTGTGATGAAGCTCGTCGCCCGGCGTGCTGATATAGGGAAGAATGTAGAGGATGACGAGGCAGCCGACATGTTGCTCTCCAGTTTGCCAGAAATTGTTCTAGTGTCCGGTTTGGAAACTGCTGGATTTACAAACACACTTACTATTGAGATTGTCTATGCATTTCCTTTACAAGAAGACCATCGAATGAGCAACGTTCAAACTGACTATGATATTTCATCAGCATATTTGATCAAGGAGAAGATTACCAAGCTTTTATGCTCGTGTTGCAAGCGCAATGGAAAAGCGGCCCGCAGATGTTTTGTGAAGAGGAAGCGTGAGGGAGCAATAGCGAATACAGAAGATAAAGAAGATAACGCACTGTGTGCTGCGGCTAACTTAGCTTGTCCCTGTCAAGATGTCATCGTGGCTCGTGGCGCGATTGTTCTCCTAGCTAGTAGTCATGAAGTTCTTCAAGAATATAATAAGAAGGCATATTTGATATCTGTTGCTAGTGGAGAACTGCTTATCGGTGAGCTT TATGAACACGATGTGCCAAGCAGCTGCGTACCGTGTTTTACTGGGAAGATGTCTGTGACATCTGTTCCCAGGCTGTGCATTGGATGTGCTGCTAAACCACTGGAACTGACCCACAGTGACTTGTTGACCAGATGCAAGTCGGCACTCGGAATGGAGCCCGCTTCTTGCTGA